Proteins encoded together in one Oceanobacillus iheyensis HTE831 window:
- a CDS encoding ABC transporter ATP-binding protein, whose amino-acid sequence MQNESVLKVENLKTYFYLEKEKVAKAVDGVSFHVSPGETVAIVGESGSGKSITALSIMQLINKPGEIIEGTVKLHNDEIQNLTSKQMTKIRGNDIGMIFQEPMTSLNPVYTIGNQIIEMLRKHKKVNKQEAKVKAIHLLKLVGIPRAEQVIDEYPHQLSGGMRQRVMIAMAISCDPKLLIADEPTTALDVTIQAQILDLLQEMKEKFHMGVLLITHDIGVVSEYADRIIVMYGGQIVEEGTVSEILHDTKHPYTRGLLESLPDINEDIDRLGTIQGSVPPAYDFPIGCRFSTRCPYVMEECIQAIPKLTKVNNQAVRCYLYQEEVVKK is encoded by the coding sequence ATGCAAAACGAATCAGTGCTTAAAGTCGAAAATTTAAAAACATATTTTTATTTAGAGAAAGAAAAAGTTGCAAAGGCTGTGGATGGAGTTTCATTTCATGTATCTCCAGGAGAGACAGTTGCTATCGTAGGAGAATCAGGGAGCGGAAAGAGTATTACCGCATTATCTATTATGCAATTAATTAACAAACCAGGGGAGATCATTGAAGGAACTGTTAAATTACATAATGATGAAATCCAAAATCTTACTTCGAAGCAAATGACGAAAATTAGAGGAAATGATATAGGGATGATTTTTCAAGAACCGATGACATCTTTAAATCCTGTATATACAATTGGAAATCAAATTATCGAAATGTTAAGAAAACATAAAAAGGTAAATAAACAAGAAGCAAAAGTAAAAGCAATACACTTATTAAAACTTGTAGGAATCCCGCGTGCAGAACAAGTCATAGATGAATATCCACATCAGTTGTCTGGTGGTATGCGTCAACGAGTCATGATTGCAATGGCAATATCTTGTGATCCTAAACTATTAATTGCAGATGAACCTACTACCGCCCTTGATGTAACCATACAAGCACAAATTTTAGATTTATTACAAGAGATGAAAGAAAAATTTCATATGGGAGTACTACTAATTACACATGATATAGGCGTAGTATCAGAGTATGCTGATCGAATTATCGTTATGTACGGTGGGCAAATAGTAGAAGAAGGGACTGTTTCAGAGATACTACATGATACGAAACATCCCTATACGAGAGGATTATTAGAAAGTTTACCAGATATCAATGAAGATATAGATCGATTAGGTACAATACAGGGGTCTGTGCCACCCGCTTATGATTTTCCGATCGGCTGTCGCTTTTCTACGAGATGTCCGTACGTCATGGAGGAATGTATTCAAGCTATTCCAAAACTGACAAAAGTGAATAACCAAGCTGTACGTTGTTATCTCTATCAAGAAGAGGTGGTGAAGAAATGA
- a CDS encoding PAQR family membrane homeostasis protein TrhA encodes MANTHIFTKGEEIANAITHGIAALLSVAGLVVLIVSSVFNGTALHVVTFTIFGATMVILYTSSTFVHALPKGKAKDIFEILDHSSIYLFIAGTYTPFTLLVIQGAMGWSIFGVVWGIALFGIVFKIYFVKRFLFTSTLLYISMGWLIVIGWTQITNNLESSGVYLLVAGGLCYTLGTIFYMWRGFKFHHMIWHLFVIAGTIFHYFCVLFFLLP; translated from the coding sequence TTGGCAAATACACATATTTTTACAAAAGGAGAGGAGATTGCAAATGCAATAACTCATGGTATTGCAGCTTTATTAAGTGTAGCTGGGTTAGTTGTGTTGATTGTTTCATCAGTATTTAATGGAACAGCATTACATGTTGTTACATTTACTATATTTGGTGCGACTATGGTGATCTTATATACTTCTTCGACATTTGTACATGCTCTACCAAAAGGGAAGGCAAAAGATATATTTGAGATACTTGATCATTCTTCCATTTACTTATTTATAGCTGGGACATACACCCCATTTACACTTCTAGTCATTCAAGGAGCAATGGGTTGGAGTATATTTGGTGTGGTGTGGGGGATAGCGTTATTTGGAATTGTATTTAAAATATATTTTGTAAAAAGGTTTCTATTTACCTCTACATTACTATATATATCTATGGGCTGGTTAATTGTAATAGGATGGACACAAATAACAAATAACTTAGAAAGTAGTGGGGTGTATCTTCTCGTCGCAGGGGGATTATGCTATACATTAGGAACGATTTTTTATATGTGGAGAGGTTTTAAATTTCATCATATGATTTGGCACTTATTTGTTATTGCGGGTACAATTTTTCATTACTTTTGTGTACTATTCTTTTTACTACCATAA
- a CDS encoding YolD-like family protein, which yields MNDRGSIKWTAMMLPEHVEYLRKKKKESQKISKPVIDAQQLDYMEQQLQFATINNSSITITYYDDGEMQTTTCQASNIKVTKKHLQLNMDNDTLEFPLNNLLNIESE from the coding sequence ATGAATGATCGCGGAAGTATAAAATGGACAGCTATGATGCTGCCAGAGCATGTTGAATACCTTAGAAAGAAGAAAAAAGAATCCCAAAAAATATCTAAACCTGTTATTGATGCCCAGCAGCTTGATTATATGGAACAGCAATTACAATTTGCTACTATCAATAATTCCAGTATCACAATTACTTATTATGATGATGGAGAAATGCAAACCACTACATGCCAAGCATCGAATATAAAAGTAACAAAAAAACACCTTCAACTAAATATGGATAATGATACACTAGAATTCCCTCTAAACAACCTTTTGAATATAGAATCAGAGTGA
- the prpB gene encoding methylisocitrate lyase, which yields MAWIVDQPISQQELASQFRSQVSEQGIAQIPGAHDAMAGLIAKEAGFQSLYLSGAAYTASRGLPDLGIVTSTEIAERARDIVRATNLPILVDIDTGFGGVLNVVRTAREMVEAHVAAVQLEDQKLPKKCGHLNGKQLVSTEEMVQKITAIKEVAPTLVIVARTDARAVEGLDDAISRAQAYVEAGADIIFPEALQNEEEFRLASEKIDAPLLANMTEFGKTPYLTAEEFEQMGFDIVIYPVTSLRVAAKAYEKIFSLIRKEGSQKNGLSEMQTRKELYQTISYDEFEDLDEGIAKTVLEDK from the coding sequence ATGGCTTGGATAGTAGACCAACCTATATCACAACAAGAGTTAGCAAGTCAGTTTCGATCCCAAGTAAGTGAACAAGGAATTGCTCAAATTCCTGGTGCACATGATGCGATGGCCGGACTGATTGCCAAAGAAGCAGGATTTCAATCTCTTTATCTTTCAGGAGCAGCATATACCGCAAGTCGTGGCTTACCGGATTTAGGTATTGTTACTTCAACCGAGATAGCTGAAAGAGCTAGAGATATTGTACGCGCTACTAATTTGCCTATTCTCGTTGATATAGATACCGGTTTCGGTGGAGTTTTGAATGTGGTCAGAACAGCACGTGAAATGGTAGAGGCACATGTGGCGGCAGTACAATTAGAAGATCAGAAGTTGCCTAAAAAGTGCGGCCATTTAAATGGAAAACAATTAGTAAGCACAGAAGAAATGGTTCAAAAAATTACTGCGATTAAAGAGGTAGCCCCAACACTTGTGATAGTTGCTAGAACCGACGCACGTGCAGTTGAAGGTTTAGATGATGCTATTTCAAGAGCTCAAGCCTACGTAGAAGCTGGAGCGGATATTATATTTCCAGAGGCATTACAAAATGAAGAAGAATTTCGACTTGCTTCAGAAAAAATTGATGCACCACTACTTGCTAATATGACTGAATTTGGGAAAACTCCTTATCTAACTGCAGAGGAATTTGAACAAATGGGCTTTGATATTGTTATTTATCCAGTAACATCTTTACGAGTTGCAGCGAAGGCCTATGAAAAAATCTTTTCATTAATTCGTAAAGAAGGTAGTCAAAAAAATGGTTTATCTGAAATGCAAACAAGGAAAGAATTATATCAGACAATTTCCTATGATGAATTTGAAGATTTAGATGAAGGTATTGCGAAAACAGTTCTAGAAGATAAATAA
- a CDS encoding bifunctional 2-methylcitrate dehydratase/aconitate hydratase, whose amino-acid sequence MTQVKTINQTDKIIEEIADYVVHTEITSEEAYRTAHHVLIDTLGCGILALNYPECTKLLGPIVPGTVVPNGSRVPGTSYVLDPVQGAFNIGTMIRWLDYNDTWLAAEWGHPSDNLGGILAVADYVSQERLSKGEEPIKVKEILEMMIKAHEIQGVLALENSLNRVGLDHVLYVKIATTAVVTKMLGGTKEEIQNALSNAWIDNSSLRTYRHFPNTGSRKSWAAGDATSRAVRLALMAIKGEMGYATALTANGWGFQDVLFKGQELKLSRSLGSYVMENVLFKVSYPAEFHAQTAAEAAVQLHPEIIGRLDEIKEITIKTHESAIRIIDKTGPLHNPADRDHCLQYITAIGLLKGNITAEDYEDDVAADPRIDELREKMVTVEKESYTTDYLDPEKRSIANAIQVHFVDGTSTDVIDCEYPLGHRFRREEAIPKILEKYAHNLSTQYTVKQSERIQKVTNNFDEVQQMNTTDFVDLFVN is encoded by the coding sequence ATGACACAAGTAAAAACGATAAATCAAACAGATAAAATTATTGAAGAAATAGCTGATTATGTAGTTCATACAGAAATTACGAGTGAAGAAGCTTATAGAACTGCACATCATGTATTAATTGATACACTCGGTTGTGGAATTTTAGCATTGAACTATCCGGAATGTACTAAATTATTAGGACCGATTGTACCAGGTACAGTTGTACCTAATGGTAGTAGGGTTCCTGGTACCTCATATGTACTAGACCCAGTACAAGGTGCTTTTAATATTGGTACAATGATTCGTTGGTTAGACTACAATGACACTTGGCTTGCGGCAGAATGGGGACATCCTTCAGATAATCTAGGTGGAATCTTAGCTGTTGCAGATTATGTGAGCCAAGAAAGATTAAGTAAAGGTGAAGAGCCAATAAAGGTAAAAGAAATACTTGAAATGATGATTAAAGCACATGAAATTCAGGGTGTATTAGCATTAGAAAATAGCTTAAATCGAGTTGGGTTAGATCATGTTTTATATGTAAAAATCGCTACTACGGCCGTTGTAACCAAAATGCTAGGGGGAACCAAAGAAGAGATACAAAATGCGTTATCCAATGCTTGGATTGATAATTCAAGTTTACGTACGTATCGTCATTTTCCAAACACAGGTTCCAGAAAGTCCTGGGCTGCGGGAGATGCGACAAGTAGAGCAGTTCGATTAGCTTTAATGGCAATCAAAGGTGAAATGGGATATGCAACAGCTCTTACTGCAAATGGTTGGGGATTCCAGGATGTTCTTTTTAAAGGACAAGAGCTGAAGTTAAGTCGCTCTTTAGGAAGTTATGTTATGGAAAATGTCTTATTTAAAGTATCGTATCCTGCAGAATTCCATGCGCAAACTGCAGCTGAAGCAGCTGTTCAATTACATCCAGAGATAATAGGACGTCTTGATGAAATTAAAGAAATAACGATTAAAACGCATGAATCTGCTATTCGAATTATTGATAAAACAGGTCCGTTACACAATCCAGCTGATCGAGATCATTGCTTGCAATATATTACCGCTATTGGTCTTTTAAAAGGAAATATTACTGCAGAAGATTATGAAGATGATGTGGCTGCTGATCCGCGTATTGATGAATTACGTGAAAAAATGGTGACTGTGGAGAAAGAATCTTATACAACGGATTATTTAGATCCTGAGAAGCGCTCCATTGCCAATGCAATACAAGTACACTTTGTAGACGGGACTTCTACAGATGTTATTGATTGTGAATATCCATTAGGGCATCGTTTCCGTCGTGAGGAAGCAATACCTAAGATTTTGGAGAAGTATGCGCATAATTTGTCTACTCAATATACGGTTAAACAGAGTGAACGTATACAGAAGGTTACGAATAATTTTGATGAGGTACAACAAATGAATACAACGGATTTTGTTGATTTATTTGTAAATTAA